A single Pseudomonas putida DNA region contains:
- the pqqD gene encoding pyrroloquinoline quinone biosynthesis peptide chaperone PqqD has translation MSFERNQVPNWRPGYRFQYEPAQKGHVLLYPEGMIKLNDSASLIGGLIDGKRDVAAIIAELEQQFPGVPEVADDIEQFMEVARAEHWITLA, from the coding sequence ATGAGCTTCGAACGCAACCAGGTGCCGAACTGGCGTCCTGGCTACCGCTTCCAGTACGAACCGGCGCAGAAGGGGCATGTGCTGCTGTACCCCGAGGGCATGATCAAGCTCAACGACAGCGCCAGCCTTATCGGCGGCCTGATCGACGGCAAGCGCGACGTGGCGGCGATCATCGCCGAACTTGAACAGCAATTCCCTGGTGTGCCCGAAGTCGCCGACGACATCGAGCAATTCATGGAGGTGGCCCGTGCCGAACACTGGATCACCCTCGCCTGA
- a CDS encoding LysR family transcriptional regulator, with protein MDFRQLRYFVAVYEEGHVGRAAERLSLSQPALSQQIRQLEHSLDLSLFERSNKRLLPTLAAHTLYNHALPLLDGLQRAHEAMRNFKGHSLRTLAIGVLQTVRPSLVPQLLERVRKAQPHLVVQIYELSGLEIERRLLNGNLDIGISYLPPRQPGLHGSLLYEDELQVVIPDTHPLKDFKKVSIKQAAELPMLMLGEEFQIRQIWKEQLAAQGRRPQVQAEMNNMAGILDSLAHTALATILPGRAKDAAEDDQGLLWKPLSEPRVPLKVGLVFRDAQRQQASVELLRTLLEEETDTRQLGASPLDVLG; from the coding sequence ATGGATTTTCGCCAACTGCGTTATTTCGTCGCGGTGTACGAAGAGGGCCATGTCGGCCGTGCCGCCGAACGCCTTTCACTGTCGCAACCGGCGCTGTCGCAGCAGATTCGCCAGCTTGAGCACAGCCTCGACCTCAGCCTGTTCGAGCGCAGCAACAAGCGCCTGCTGCCGACCCTGGCTGCGCACACCTTGTACAACCATGCCCTGCCGCTGCTGGATGGCCTGCAAAGGGCCCATGAGGCCATGCGCAATTTCAAGGGCCATTCACTTCGCACGCTGGCCATCGGTGTGCTGCAGACCGTGCGGCCAAGCCTGGTGCCACAGTTGCTGGAGCGTGTGCGCAAGGCACAGCCGCATCTGGTGGTGCAGATCTACGAACTGTCTGGGCTGGAGATCGAACGGCGGCTGCTCAACGGCAACCTGGACATCGGCATCAGCTACCTGCCTCCCCGTCAGCCAGGGCTACACGGCTCACTTCTGTACGAAGACGAGTTGCAGGTTGTCATCCCGGATACCCACCCCCTCAAGGACTTCAAGAAGGTCTCCATCAAGCAGGCCGCCGAATTACCCATGCTGATGCTCGGTGAGGAATTCCAGATCCGCCAGATCTGGAAGGAACAGCTCGCCGCCCAGGGCCGCAGGCCGCAGGTTCAGGCCGAGATGAACAACATGGCGGGGATCCTCGACAGCCTGGCACACACGGCGCTGGCGACCATCCTGCCAGGGCGGGCCAAGGATGCTGCCGAGGATGACCAGGGCTTGCTGTGGAAGCCGCTGAGCGAGCCGCGCGTGCCGCTAAAGGTTGGCCTGGTGTTCCGTGATGCACAGCGTCAGCAGGCGTCGGTGGAGCTGCTGCGCACGCTGTTGGAGGAAGAGACCGACACCCGGCAACTGGGCGCCTCGCCGCTGGATGTGCTTGGCTGA
- the pqqE gene encoding pyrroloquinoline quinone biosynthesis protein PqqE, with amino-acid sequence MPNTGSPSPEVPVGLPLWLLAELTYRCPLQCPYCSNPLDFAAQGQELSTAQWFKVMAEAREMGAAQIGFSGGEPLVRQDLAELIGEARRLGYYTNLITSGIGLTEARIAAFKEAGLDHIQISFQASDEQVNNLLAGSKKAFAQKLEMARAVKAHGYPMVLNFVTHRHNIDKIDRIIELCIALEADFVELATCQFYGWAHLNRLGLLPTRAQLERAERITNEYREKLKAEGHPCKLIFVTPDYYEERPKACMNGWGSLFLTITPDGTALPCHGARQLPVQFPNVREHDLHHIWYDSFGFNRFRGYDWMPEPCRSCDEKEKDFGGCRCQAFMLTGDASNADPVCAKSADHGIILKAREEAETAQLAIEEMTFRNERNSRVIVRG; translated from the coding sequence GTGCCGAACACTGGATCACCCTCGCCTGAGGTGCCGGTCGGCCTGCCGCTGTGGCTGCTGGCCGAGCTGACCTACCGCTGCCCGCTGCAGTGCCCGTACTGCTCCAACCCGCTGGACTTCGCCGCCCAGGGCCAGGAGCTGAGCACCGCGCAGTGGTTCAAGGTGATGGCCGAAGCCCGCGAGATGGGGGCCGCACAGATCGGTTTTTCCGGTGGTGAACCGCTGGTGCGCCAGGACCTCGCCGAGCTGATCGGCGAAGCGCGCCGGCTGGGCTACTACACCAACCTGATCACCTCCGGCATTGGCCTGACCGAAGCGCGCATCGCCGCCTTCAAGGAGGCCGGGCTGGACCATATCCAGATCAGCTTCCAGGCCAGTGACGAGCAGGTCAACAACCTGCTCGCCGGCTCGAAGAAAGCCTTCGCCCAGAAGCTGGAGATGGCCCGAGCGGTGAAGGCCCACGGTTACCCGATGGTGCTCAACTTCGTCACCCATCGGCACAACATCGACAAGATCGACCGCATCATCGAGCTGTGCATTGCCCTTGAGGCGGACTTCGTCGAGCTTGCCACCTGCCAGTTCTACGGCTGGGCGCACCTCAACCGACTGGGCCTGCTGCCGACCCGCGCGCAACTCGAACGTGCCGAGCGCATCACCAACGAGTACCGGGAAAAACTCAAGGCCGAGGGCCACCCGTGCAAGCTGATCTTCGTCACCCCGGATTACTACGAAGAACGCCCCAAGGCCTGCATGAACGGCTGGGGCAGCCTGTTCCTGACCATCACCCCGGACGGCACCGCCCTGCCCTGCCACGGCGCGCGCCAGCTACCGGTGCAGTTCCCCAACGTGCGCGAGCATGACCTGCACCACATCTGGTACGACTCGTTCGGCTTCAACCGCTTCCGCGGTTACGACTGGATGCCCGAGCCGTGCCGTTCGTGCGACGAGAAGGAAAAGGACTTCGGCGGCTGCCGTTGCCAGGCCTTCATGCTCACCGGCGATGCCAGCAATGCCGACCCGGTCTGCGCCAAGTCGGCCGACCACGGCATCATCCTCAAAGCCCGCGAGGAAGCGGAAACCGCCCAGCTCGCCATCGAAGAGATGACCTTCCGCAATGAGCGCAACTCCCGTGTCATCGTCCGCGGCTGA
- a CDS encoding cytochrome-c peroxidase, protein MTLCAAGLPFMSVRAADPAEPAPVVPDVPSLQSLRGMTPPDPSGTEGGRKVDLMSDYVINRGAVVLLGKALFWDMAVGSDGATACASCHYHAGVDHRITNQINPGQANTNANVASIFNKPFTAADIPGDVPSYAMRSTGKGGPNYTLKKGDFPTHVLANPLDRNSAIVYSSDDVIGSQGVFDANFVKPRQSRFDKCTQQPDGIFQVGGINVRRATGRNAPSVINAAFNVRNFWDGRANNVFNGLSPFGNRDPDAGIFVTKDASGVAVKVRLALKDASAASQAVGPPGSAVEMSCGGRTFADIGRRMLDTMMLKGQKISPTDSVLGPVSSARRPTYRELIRNAFQPRLWNATQQVLLGGEPYSQMEANFPLFFGLAIQMYESTLISDQAPLDAYLQGDHTAMNAQQVQGMQLFLGKGKCIACHGGAELTNAGSRLLFQPRERIERMVMADGLTTLYDNGFYNTGVRPTSEDLALGGSDAWGNPLSFTRQYNTQLQGGNIPDPLDVDVCTFEAPLSAAVPCDSTLKPSVGFRDSVDGAFKTPTLRNIALTGPYFHNGSRATLQQVMEFYNRGGDRRGEDASNTSGFEHPAVNQHNGSNLDPDMTPLNLTPDEVDALVKFMEVGLTDPRVAWERAPFDHPSLVLPQGEKGDENSVGQKPASAQITSRQAQDAEFQLNAVGASGRSTLQGPLQPFNNDL, encoded by the coding sequence ATGACCCTCTGCGCTGCCGGCTTGCCTTTCATGAGCGTTCGGGCAGCGGACCCGGCCGAGCCCGCGCCGGTCGTGCCGGATGTGCCCAGCCTGCAGTCACTGCGTGGCATGACGCCGCCGGACCCTTCAGGTACCGAGGGGGGACGCAAGGTCGACCTGATGTCCGATTATGTGATCAACCGCGGTGCGGTGGTGCTGTTGGGCAAGGCCCTGTTCTGGGACATGGCGGTCGGCAGTGATGGCGCCACCGCCTGCGCTTCATGCCACTACCACGCAGGTGTCGATCATCGGATCACCAACCAGATCAACCCTGGCCAGGCCAATACCAATGCCAACGTGGCGTCGATCTTCAACAAGCCGTTCACGGCCGCCGATATTCCTGGCGACGTGCCGAGCTACGCCATGCGCTCCACAGGCAAGGGCGGCCCGAACTACACGTTGAAAAAAGGCGACTTCCCGACCCACGTGCTGGCCAACCCGCTGGATCGCAACTCGGCGATCGTCTATTCGAGCGATGACGTCATTGGCTCACAAGGTGTGTTCGACGCCAACTTCGTCAAACCCCGTCAATCGCGCTTCGACAAATGTACCCAGCAACCGGACGGTATTTTCCAGGTGGGCGGCATCAACGTGCGCCGCGCCACCGGGCGCAATGCGCCGTCGGTGATCAACGCGGCATTCAACGTGCGCAACTTCTGGGATGGCCGGGCCAACAACGTGTTCAACGGCCTGTCGCCGTTCGGTAACCGCGACCCTGACGCGGGGATCTTTGTCACCAAGGATGCCAGCGGCGTGGCGGTGAAGGTACGCCTGGCCCTCAAGGATGCTTCGGCGGCCTCGCAAGCCGTCGGCCCACCCGGCAGTGCCGTGGAAATGTCCTGTGGCGGGCGCACCTTCGCCGACATTGGCCGGCGCATGCTCGACACCATGATGCTCAAGGGGCAGAAAATCTCGCCCACCGACTCGGTACTCGGGCCAGTCTCCAGTGCCCGTCGGCCGACCTACCGCGAACTGATCAGGAACGCCTTCCAGCCACGCCTGTGGAATGCCACGCAACAGGTCTTGCTGGGCGGTGAACCCTACAGTCAGATGGAGGCCAACTTCCCGCTGTTCTTCGGCTTGGCAATTCAGATGTATGAGTCCACGCTGATCTCCGACCAGGCGCCGTTGGATGCCTATCTGCAGGGCGATCACACCGCCATGAATGCTCAGCAGGTGCAAGGCATGCAACTGTTCCTGGGCAAGGGCAAGTGCATCGCCTGCCATGGTGGTGCGGAGTTGACCAACGCCGGCAGCCGGCTGCTGTTCCAGCCGCGTGAGCGCATCGAGCGCATGGTCATGGCCGACGGCCTGACCACGCTCTATGACAACGGCTTCTACAACACCGGTGTACGCCCGACCTCGGAAGACCTGGCGCTGGGCGGTTCGGACGCCTGGGGCAATCCGTTGTCCTTCACCCGCCAGTACAACACCCAACTTCAAGGCGGGAATATTCCTGACCCTCTGGATGTCGATGTGTGCACCTTCGAGGCACCGCTGAGCGCAGCGGTCCCCTGCGACTCGACTCTCAAGCCCAGTGTCGGTTTCCGCGACTCGGTCGATGGCGCCTTCAAGACGCCTACCCTGCGTAACATCGCGTTGACCGGGCCGTACTTCCACAATGGCAGCCGGGCAACGCTGCAACAGGTGATGGAGTTCTACAACCGTGGCGGCGACCGGCGTGGTGAAGATGCAAGCAACACCAGCGGCTTCGAACACCCGGCAGTCAATCAGCACAACGGCTCCAACCTTGACCCAGACATGACCCCGCTGAACCTGACCCCGGATGAGGTGGATGCACTGGTCAAGTTCATGGAGGTCGGCTTGACCGACCCGCGCGTTGCCTGGGAACGGGCACCGTTCGATCACCCGTCATTGGTACTGCCACAGGGTGAGAAGGGGGATGAAAACTCGGTCGGCCAAAAACCGGCCAGTGCACAGATCACATCTCGGCAAGCGCAAGACGCCGAATTCCAGCTCAATGCCGTCGGTGCTTCGGGTCGCTCCACGCTGCAAGGACCGCTGCAGCCATTCAACAACGACCTGTAG
- a CDS encoding sensor domain-containing diguanylate cyclase: protein MFRLNAVRASHFLPSLFLLLAGLAAAYVRDLSVFFTSLFNVLPTLVLLLGGAYCAVYRRQRELFLMVTVYIAYFLLDTQTDYYRDNGRVREDAAVIFHLVCLLLPALYGLFGAWQERTHLAQDLLARFAVLFAVGSVAVALEQSFPEALLSWLAEIRWPSLHGQWMSLIQMVYPAFFVVFVLLVVQYLREPRPLHAAQLIGLVGIFWMLPKTFILPFTLNIMCSQVMLMIAAAVSHEAYQMAFRDELTGLPGRRALNERMQRLGRNYVIAMTDVDHFKKFNDTHGHDVGDQVLRLVASRLSKVTGGGRAYRYGGEEFALVFAGKTAEECVPHVEAVREMIANYTMHLRDQNSRPQDDTAGRQRRSGSASGTVSVTISIGVAERQIDHRNPEQVLKSADQALYSAKSAGRNCVMVYGQQSQRGAVRMA, encoded by the coding sequence TTGTTTCGTCTAAATGCTGTTCGCGCGAGCCATTTCCTGCCTTCGCTGTTTCTGTTGCTGGCTGGGCTTGCGGCGGCTTATGTAAGAGACCTCAGCGTCTTCTTCACGTCACTGTTCAACGTCCTCCCCACGTTGGTTCTGTTGCTGGGTGGTGCCTACTGCGCTGTCTACCGTCGCCAGCGTGAGCTGTTCCTGATGGTCACGGTGTACATCGCCTATTTCCTGCTCGACACGCAGACCGACTACTACCGCGACAACGGCCGTGTGCGTGAGGATGCGGCAGTGATCTTCCACCTGGTATGCCTGTTGCTGCCCGCCCTGTACGGGCTATTCGGTGCATGGCAGGAACGCACTCACCTGGCCCAGGACCTGCTGGCCCGTTTCGCCGTGCTGTTCGCCGTCGGCAGTGTGGCGGTGGCACTGGAGCAAAGCTTCCCCGAGGCGCTGCTGAGCTGGCTGGCAGAGATTCGTTGGCCGTCGCTGCATGGCCAGTGGATGAGCCTGATCCAGATGGTCTACCCGGCGTTCTTCGTGGTGTTCGTCCTGCTGGTGGTGCAATACCTGCGCGAGCCTCGGCCATTGCACGCGGCGCAGCTGATTGGCCTGGTCGGCATCTTCTGGATGCTGCCCAAGACCTTCATCCTGCCGTTCACCCTGAACATCATGTGCAGCCAGGTGATGCTGATGATCGCCGCTGCGGTATCGCACGAGGCCTATCAGATGGCCTTCCGTGACGAGCTTACCGGGCTGCCCGGGCGCCGTGCGTTGAACGAGCGCATGCAGCGCCTGGGGCGCAACTACGTGATCGCCATGACCGACGTAGACCACTTCAAGAAATTCAACGATACCCACGGCCACGATGTCGGCGACCAGGTGTTGCGCCTGGTCGCCAGCCGGTTGTCCAAGGTCACTGGCGGTGGCCGTGCCTATCGCTACGGCGGTGAGGAGTTTGCCCTGGTGTTCGCCGGCAAGACCGCCGAAGAGTGCGTGCCACATGTGGAAGCGGTACGCGAGATGATCGCCAACTACACCATGCACCTGCGGGACCAGAACAGCCGCCCGCAGGACGATACCGCCGGGCGCCAGCGCCGCAGCGGCAGCGCCAGCGGTACGGTATCGGTGACCATCAGCATCGGTGTGGCCGAGCGCCAAATCGACCATCGCAACCCGGAACAAGTGCTCAAGTCCGCCGACCAGGCGCTTTACAGCGCCAAGAGCGCCGGGCGCAACTGTGTCATGGTCTATGGGCAACAATCCCAGCGCGGGGCAGTGCGGATGGCGTGA
- a CDS encoding YqaE/Pmp3 family membrane protein, giving the protein MDFIRIIIAIILPPLGVFLQVGFAGAFWLNILLTLLGYIPGIVHAVYIIAKR; this is encoded by the coding sequence ATGGACTTCATTCGCATCATCATCGCCATTATCTTGCCGCCGCTGGGCGTGTTTCTGCAGGTGGGTTTTGCCGGGGCGTTCTGGCTGAATATTCTGCTGACCCTGCTGGGCTACATCCCGGGGATCGTGCATGCGGTGTACATCATCGCCAAGCGCTGA
- a CDS encoding S9 family peptidase codes for MSATPVSSSAADFSAAQAVAAGTDFAELKVSAEGLFWNEFRPADGACRIWHWRDHQARCLTPDGFSVRSRVYEYGGGSFCLGGDGLLFVNEEDQQVYTQSLAGTAPRALSAEAGCRYGDLQWHHDKVLAVEERHGEGVEHRLVALGENTRQVLAEGADFYASPTVSADGKRLAWVEWDRPAQPWTLTRLMCRERDAKGDWGPAQPIAAADESLQQPRFDAEGRLYCLSDRNGFWQPWGEVDGHWQALPAKPADHAAAPWQLGTCTWLPASPRQYLATWFEGGIGQLGLHDESGRLERFASAYTRFRNLAMDAEHLYAVAASPISPPAVIAIARANHEVSVLAGGAEVLPAAQISLPQSIHYESGGAFAHGFFYPAHGSKGPAPLLVFIHGGPTSACYPVLDPRIQFWTQRGFAVADLNYRGSTGYGRAYRQALHLRWGESDVQDACAAVEHLAGQGLIDPGKAFIRGGSAGGYTTLCALAFHDVFRAGASLYGVSDPVALGRATHKFEGDYLDWLIGDPQQDAERYRQRTPLLHASRIKVPVIFFQGELDAVVVPEQTRSMLQALQANGIAAEGHFYAGERHGLRKAENLAHALEEEWRFYCRVLEG; via the coding sequence ATGAGCGCAACTCCCGTGTCATCGTCCGCGGCTGACTTCAGCGCCGCACAGGCCGTCGCAGCCGGCACCGACTTTGCCGAACTCAAGGTCAGCGCCGAGGGGCTGTTCTGGAACGAGTTCCGCCCGGCCGATGGTGCCTGCCGTATCTGGCATTGGCGTGACCACCAGGCCCGTTGCCTGACGCCCGATGGCTTCAGCGTGCGCAGCCGGGTATACGAATACGGTGGCGGCAGCTTCTGCTTGGGCGGCGACGGGCTGCTGTTCGTCAACGAAGAGGATCAGCAGGTCTATACCCAGAGCCTCGCAGGCACTGCACCACGCGCCCTGAGCGCCGAAGCCGGTTGCCGCTACGGCGATCTGCAGTGGCACCACGACAAGGTGCTGGCTGTCGAAGAGCGCCATGGCGAAGGCGTCGAACATCGCCTGGTGGCATTGGGTGAAAACACCCGCCAGGTACTCGCCGAAGGTGCCGACTTCTATGCCTCGCCAACGGTCAGCGCTGATGGCAAGCGGCTGGCGTGGGTCGAATGGGACCGCCCGGCACAGCCCTGGACCCTGACCCGGCTGATGTGCCGCGAACGCGACGCCAAGGGCGACTGGGGCCCTGCGCAGCCCATCGCCGCCGCAGACGAATCGCTGCAACAACCGCGTTTCGACGCTGAGGGCCGCTTGTATTGCCTGTCTGACCGTAATGGCTTCTGGCAGCCCTGGGGCGAGGTCGACGGCCACTGGCAAGCATTGCCGGCCAAGCCTGCCGACCATGCCGCCGCGCCTTGGCAACTGGGCACCTGCACCTGGCTGCCAGCAAGCCCCCGACAGTATCTTGCCACCTGGTTCGAAGGCGGTATCGGGCAGTTGGGCCTGCATGATGAAAGTGGCCGATTGGAGCGATTCGCCAGCGCCTACACCCGGTTCCGCAACCTGGCCATGGACGCTGAACACCTCTATGCCGTCGCTGCCTCGCCAATCAGCCCACCGGCAGTGATCGCCATTGCCCGCGCCAACCACGAAGTCAGCGTGCTGGCCGGCGGCGCCGAAGTGCTGCCGGCAGCGCAGATCAGCCTGCCGCAATCGATCCATTACGAAAGCGGCGGCGCGTTTGCCCATGGCTTTTTCTATCCGGCACACGGTTCCAAGGGCCCTGCGCCTCTGCTGGTGTTTATACACGGCGGCCCGACCTCAGCCTGCTACCCGGTGCTCGACCCGCGTATCCAGTTCTGGACCCAGCGCGGTTTCGCCGTCGCCGACCTGAACTACCGGGGTAGCACCGGCTATGGCCGGGCCTACCGCCAGGCGCTGCACCTGCGCTGGGGCGAAAGCGACGTGCAGGATGCCTGCGCCGCCGTCGAGCATCTGGCCGGGCAAGGGCTGATCGACCCCGGTAAGGCGTTCATTCGCGGTGGCAGTGCCGGTGGCTACACCACGTTGTGCGCCCTGGCGTTCCACGACGTGTTCCGCGCCGGCGCCAGCCTTTACGGGGTCAGTGACCCCGTTGCCCTGGGCCGGGCCACGCACAAGTTTGAAGGCGACTACCTGGACTGGCTGATCGGTGACCCGCAACAGGATGCCGAGCGCTACCGCCAGCGCACACCGCTGCTGCATGCCTCACGGATCAAGGTGCCGGTGATCTTCTTCCAGGGCGAGCTGGATGCCGTGGTGGTGCCGGAGCAGACGCGCTCGATGCTGCAGGCGCTGCAGGCCAATGGCATCGCGGCCGAAGGGCATTTCTATGCAGGGGAACGGCATGGGTTGCGCAAGGCCGAGAACCTGGCCCATGCGTTGGAGGAAGAGTGGAGGTTTTACTGCCGGGTGCTGGAGGGCTGA
- a CDS encoding acyl-CoA dehydrogenase C-terminal domain-containing protein: MADYKAPLRDMRFVLNEVFNVAELWAQLPALAEAVDAETAMAVLEEAGKVTSKSIAPLSRAADEEGCHWDNGAVRTPAGFIEAYNTYAEGGWVGVGGDPQFGGMGMPKAVSAQVEEMVNASSLAFGLYPMLTAGACLSINAHASEELKEKYLPNMYAGVWAGSMCLTEPHAGTDLGIIRTKAEPQADGSYKVSGTKIFITGGEHDLTENIIHLVLAKLPDAPAGPKGISLFLVPKYLVNEDGSLGARNPATCGSIEHKMGIQASATCVMNFDEAVGYIVGEPNKGLAAMFTMMNYERLGVGIQGLASAERSYQNAVEYARDRLQSRAPTGPQAKDKAADPIIVHPDVRRMLLTMKALIEGGRAFSTYVAMQLDSAKYSEEPATRKRSEELVALLTPVAKAFLTDLGLECTVHGQQIFGGHGYIREWGQEQLVRDVRITQIYEGTNGIQALDLMGRKVVASGGAYYRLFSDEIRQFIASAGEELKEFAGPLGASLDQLDGLTEWVLEQAKGNPNEIGAASVEYLHAFGYVAYAYMWALMARAAKAGEGDEAFYSAKLGTARFYFARLLPRVNSLVASVKAGSESLYLLDAEQF, encoded by the coding sequence ATGGCTGACTATAAAGCGCCCCTGCGCGACATGCGCTTCGTACTGAATGAAGTCTTCAACGTGGCCGAGCTGTGGGCGCAACTGCCCGCACTGGCCGAGGCGGTCGACGCGGAAACCGCCATGGCCGTGCTGGAAGAGGCCGGCAAGGTCACCAGCAAAAGCATCGCCCCGCTCAGCCGCGCTGCCGATGAAGAAGGCTGCCACTGGGACAACGGTGCCGTGCGTACGCCCGCCGGTTTCATCGAGGCCTACAACACCTACGCCGAAGGCGGTTGGGTGGGCGTGGGCGGTGACCCGCAATTCGGCGGCATGGGCATGCCCAAGGCGGTCTCGGCCCAGGTTGAGGAAATGGTCAACGCCTCCAGCCTGGCCTTCGGCCTGTATCCGATGCTGACTGCCGGCGCCTGCCTGTCGATCAATGCCCATGCCAGTGAAGAGCTGAAGGAAAAGTATCTGCCGAACATGTACGCCGGTGTCTGGGCCGGCTCCATGTGCCTGACCGAACCGCATGCGGGTACCGACCTGGGCATCATTCGCACCAAGGCCGAGCCCCAGGCCGATGGCAGCTACAAAGTCAGCGGCACCAAGATCTTCATTACCGGTGGCGAGCACGACCTGACCGAGAACATCATCCACCTGGTGCTGGCCAAGCTGCCGGACGCGCCGGCGGGGCCCAAAGGCATCTCGCTGTTCCTGGTGCCGAAATACCTGGTGAATGAAGATGGCAGCCTCGGCGCGCGCAACCCGGCCACTTGTGGCTCGATCGAGCACAAGATGGGCATCCAGGCTTCGGCTACCTGCGTGATGAATTTCGACGAGGCGGTCGGCTACATTGTCGGCGAGCCGAACAAAGGCCTGGCGGCCATGTTCACCATGATGAACTACGAGCGCCTGGGCGTGGGCATCCAGGGCCTGGCGTCGGCCGAGCGCTCCTACCAGAACGCCGTGGAATACGCCCGTGACCGCCTGCAGAGCCGCGCGCCGACCGGGCCGCAGGCCAAGGACAAGGCCGCTGACCCGATCATCGTCCACCCTGATGTGCGGCGCATGCTGCTGACCATGAAGGCGCTGATCGAGGGCGGTCGTGCCTTCTCCACCTATGTGGCGATGCAACTCGACAGCGCCAAGTACAGCGAAGAACCGGCTACGCGCAAACGCAGCGAAGAACTGGTGGCGCTGCTGACTCCGGTGGCCAAGGCGTTCCTTACCGACCTTGGGCTCGAATGCACGGTGCACGGCCAGCAAATTTTTGGTGGCCATGGCTACATTCGCGAGTGGGGCCAGGAGCAACTGGTGCGCGATGTGCGTATCACCCAGATTTACGAAGGCACCAACGGCATCCAGGCGCTGGACCTCATGGGCCGCAAGGTGGTGGCCAGCGGTGGCGCTTACTACAGGCTGTTCTCTGACGAGATTCGCCAGTTCATTGCCAGCGCGGGCGAAGAGCTGAAGGAGTTTGCCGGTCCGCTGGGCGCCTCCCTTGATCAGCTCGACGGGCTGACCGAGTGGGTGCTGGAGCAGGCCAAGGGCAATCCGAATGAAATCGGCGCCGCGTCGGTCGAGTACCTGCATGCCTTTGGCTATGTAGCCTATGCCTACATGTGGGCGTTGATGGCGCGTGCGGCCAAGGCGGGTGAGGGCGATGAGGCGTTCTATTCGGCCAAGCTGGGCACGGCGCGGTTCTACTTCGCGCGCTTGTTGCCGCGGGTGAATTCGCTGGTGGCCTCGGTGAAGGCGGGCAGTGAGTCGTTGTACCTGCTGGATGCCGAGCAGTTCTGA
- a CDS encoding aspartate aminotransferase family protein, giving the protein MNLFNLRRSAPAAVAEPKRAPVIVADAPQLSRERLMPSTERAAQVFVRGQGSWLWDNEGHAYLDFTQGGAVNSLGHSPTALVKALGNQAQALINPGAGYHSRGLLALVNRLCQSTGSDQAYLLNSGAEACEGAIKLARKWGQLHRNGAYHIITASQACHGRSLGALSASDPLPCNRCEPGLPGFSKVPFNDLAALHAEVDSRTVAIMLEPVQGEAGVIPATREYLQGVEKLCRELGILLILDEVQTGIGRCGALLAEQTYGVRADIITLGKGLGGGVPLAALLARGTACCAEPGELEGSHHGNALMSAAGLAVLETVLEQGFFEQVQDSGRHLRDGLSRLAGRYGQGEVRGQGLLWALQLHENLAGELVEAALHEGLLLNAPQPDVVRFSPALTVSKGNIDEMLLRLARAFARLHAQQQARREMPA; this is encoded by the coding sequence ATGAACCTGTTCAACCTGCGCCGTTCGGCCCCTGCCGCGGTTGCCGAGCCCAAACGTGCGCCGGTGATCGTGGCGGATGCGCCGCAGTTGTCCCGCGAGCGCCTGATGCCGAGCACCGAGCGTGCGGCGCAAGTGTTCGTGCGTGGTCAGGGCTCCTGGTTGTGGGACAACGAAGGGCATGCCTACCTGGACTTTACCCAGGGCGGCGCGGTCAACAGCCTCGGGCACAGCCCCACGGCGCTGGTCAAGGCATTGGGTAACCAGGCACAGGCGCTGATCAACCCGGGTGCGGGCTACCACAGCCGCGGCCTGCTGGCGCTGGTCAACCGGTTGTGCCAGAGCACTGGCAGCGACCAGGCCTACCTGCTCAACAGCGGTGCCGAGGCCTGTGAAGGGGCGATCAAGCTGGCGCGCAAGTGGGGCCAGCTGCACCGTAACGGCGCCTACCACATCATCACTGCCAGCCAGGCTTGCCATGGCCGCAGCCTGGGTGCGTTGTCGGCCTCCGACCCGCTGCCGTGCAACCGCTGCGAACCGGGCCTGCCGGGGTTCAGCAAGGTGCCGTTCAACGACCTGGCGGCGCTGCATGCCGAGGTCGATTCGCGCACGGTGGCGATCATGCTCGAACCGGTACAGGGCGAGGCGGGGGTGATCCCGGCTACACGCGAGTACCTGCAAGGTGTGGAAAAGCTCTGCCGGGAGCTGGGCATCCTGCTGATTCTCGACGAAGTGCAGACTGGCATTGGCCGTTGTGGAGCCTTGCTGGCAGAGCAGACCTACGGCGTGCGCGCCGACATCATCACCCTCGGCAAGGGCCTGGGCGGCGGTGTGCCACTGGCCGCGTTGCTGGCTCGCGGGACGGCCTGCTGTGCCGAACCGGGCGAGCTGGAGGGCAGCCATCACGGCAACGCGCTGATGAGCGCCGCTGGCCTGGCCGTGCTGGAGACCGTACTGGAGCAGGGCTTCTTCGAGCAGGTGCAGGACAGTGGTCGTCATCTGCGCGATGGCTTGAGCCGTCTGGCTGGCCGCTACGGTCAGGGGGAAGTGCGCGGCCAAGGCCTACTTTGGGCCCTGCAACTGCATGAGAACCTGGCCGGGGAACTGGTCGAGGCCGCCCTGCACGAAGGCTTGCTGCTGAATGCGCCACAACCCGATGTGGTGCGCTTCTCGCCGGCGCTGACGGTGAGCAAGGGCAACATCGATGAAATGCTCCTGCGCCTGGCCCGGGCCTTTGCCCGCCTGCACGCGCAGCAACAGGCCCGCCGCGAGATGCCGGCCTGA